The DNA sequence ATGCAGCAATTGTATATCATCTAAACTCTTCTTTCCTATGCCATTCTGTGAAGGTGGAAAATCCTTTCTAGGTTGTCCTTTTGGCAACCCCCTACCTCTTCCAGGACCTGGACCACCAGGTCTGTTCATCCCAGGGCCAGAACCACCATAACCCCCTTGACGAGAGATTCCTGGATCTTCACCCACCCACTGTATATCCTCAGGGGAGATCTGTCAAAATAAAAATTGAACAGAAAAATGACTTTATTTTTTGTTTTAACGTGTGCACAAGAACAAGGGAACAAAGAGAACGCCAAGAGTAGCATTAATGCTTAAAGGACCCCAAACCCCGTCGCCACTCTTCCAGTAAATGTTGACAAACTTATTCACATGAACACACATACATGATAGTTAAATTAATACACGCCAATTTGATTACGCAGAAGGCAAGAGAAAGAGGAAGTGAGGTTTTATTAGCAGCTAGAATTTGGCAGTTGACACTGGTAACAAATAGTTCACGTActataaaaaaatgaaatttaaCTCCATCTGCAATTTTGATATTTTCTCTCAATTTACTATAATTTTATTGGGATGTGGGTTGAGGGAAACAGGGCCGGTTGCATGTTATCGGGAGAAAAGGTTGGATAATGAAGTGCTTTGGTTAAAAGCTGACGTGTATATTGTACATAAATGCTTCAATTTCTTAATCGAGTCTCAAAAGagattaattttaattcatttaaataAAGGTTATTTTATTAAAAAGAAACTATAATCAGCTTTCCGCAAGAGCTACAAGTTGAATCATATCCTTAAAGAAGCTTTCCAAGTTTATAAGGAAAGCTGTTGTGGTGTTATGAAACACTGCTTTTGGTTCAATAAGATACAAAGTTTTTTATGGCTCTGGGAAAGCAATGCCAAGGGGCCATAGTGAGCCAGAAGAGCTTTAGCAGCGCAGCATTAAAATACAAAGAGAGTGTTTTCAATGTAATTGTCTGAAGTAAAAATCAAGGCCTTTGAGCACACCACCAAAATTTCAGTAATAATTTGTAATACCAAGTGGCAGTAAATTTTAGGATATGATTTATATATAGTACTGTAGCACAGGAGAGGAACAAAAGGGAGCAACACAATGAACATCAGCTCTTATAAACTATAAAAAGGCAGAACTCAGTGACCAATCTATTAATACCCCATTTGAAACATTTACTAACAGAAATGTCTTGATTCAAAATCCCTGAATAAGAACTAATTAAAATAATCTTTAAAAGCCATTCACTGTGTTTCACCGTTGCACCATCCTATAGCAATATCTACAGTCTACAGAAGGTCCTTTTAAAGGCTTTAAATGCAATTTAAGTGCACAAATTTATGCAACCAAAAAGAAAGAGGAAAGCAATGTTGTTTTAACATATCAATATTCATTTCAATATTTAGATTAGGTAAGAGTATAATATATACCTCTGTCAAATTCACCCACTCCCATGTCTCATTTGCAGTACCCATGTCGTAAACAAGAGCATGCCGACCCTACAAAACAATTTAACATGATTCAGCATATAACCTAATGATATTGTATCGATTATTGAAGAACTCAAATTATACATCTTCTCTGTAGTCAGTTATAACAGCTTCATAGAAGTTATTGTCATCTGGCCATCTGGTTCTCACTTTTCTCCCAATTAATGGGGAATAAGATGAGGCTCCAGCAGGTTCACTTGCATGGGCACCAGGAATACGATTACCAAGCGGTCCCCGAGGAGTCGGACCTGAAGGAGGGTACTGCGTTTTTGAAGGGACTCCTGGTAAATTGTGACCCTGCAATACAGATAAAATAAAAAAAGAACAGGGTTCAAAAATGATTCTAGTATAATCATGCATCCCAAATAACGTATGTGACTCACACTTTTCTGCTTCTTTCCCTTGACTCGTGAGATGGGTCCTCGTCTTGCAGCTGAAGAAGACGGCTGGTTCTGTGCAACCACTGCAGGGTGGAAAGGAGATGGTCCGCCAAAAGACTGAGAAGGTACTGATTGGTTTAACTTCTGTTTCTTACGAGATGCTGAGACAGAAGGACTGGGTACTGGATCATGAACAGCTTGACTAGTGGTATGCAAGCCAGGTTGAAGTCCACCAGCCTGTCTCCACTCCCTAATAGTGCCACAAAAGTTATTATTACAAAATAAACTTGATAAGAAGATTGTTAACAGAGAAATGGGCCACTTTTGAGCAAAGAACGTAGGTTAAATTGCTAATAATAAAGACCTTATTCTCCTGATGACGTCATCAGCATTAACCTTTCCAAGTAGCTCTCTGTGTTCTTCATTTGATAATCTTAATTCTTTTCTGAGCTCGGTTATTAAACTTTCTTTCTCctgaaatataaaatttatagAACAGTCAGTTTCACCTTGTCAAGCCAGCATAAAGATAACAGATACatgatttaaaaattaaaaaaaaaaaacatAATGTACCCATGTAATGGCATCAGCCTGAGCTTTAAATGCTCTTAAAACTGAGCTATATGCTTCTTGCTCAAGACGATGAATTTGGGCCTCCATATCAGTTTCAACATATACCCGTGAATATGGAACAGCACCTACAACCCCAGATCTGCCGTTCCCTGCCACATTCCCACCTCTAATAACTCTATTTTGATGTGATGGAGGGAGATCGTCATCAGTTCCTGCAATTATTCCAAAATGGAATGCAATCACACATTAAGCAATATTAAAACATTAACATTTTCCCTTGTCTTTATAAATTCCTAATGTTTGCCCAAATATCTGGTACAAATGCAATATAATAACATATACAGATACATACTCTAAAGCATGACACTGTATCACTTTTATAAAAATCGGTTATTTATAGGAGAATGTAACGCATATCCAACTTTATACAGGTTAAAATTACTGCTTATATTGGAAACTGAACTTTTGTATAAACAAAAAATAAAATGTACATTTGTTAATCTATTAGTTGATTGATGGGCCTTATTATCAAAAAATATACTTCAGAAGTGGTAATTAAAACATGATTATAAACGTATAGGAAACACATTTATGTCTTGACTCTATGAGTTAAAATTAAGCAATCGCCGCCAATATGTTTTAT is a window from the Apium graveolens cultivar Ventura chromosome 1, ASM990537v1, whole genome shotgun sequence genome containing:
- the LOC141662509 gene encoding protein EMSY-LIKE 3-like, encoding MAYEPFDSSGTDDDLPPSHQNRVIRGGNVAGNGRSGVVGAVPYSRVYVETDMEAQIHRLEQEAYSSVLRAFKAQADAITWEKESLITELRKELRLSNEEHRELLGKVNADDVIRRIREWRQAGGLQPGLHTTSQAVHDPVPSPSVSASRKKQKLNQSVPSQSFGGPSPFHPAVVAQNQPSSSAARRGPISRVKGKKQKSGHNLPGVPSKTQYPPSGPTPRGPLGNRIPGAHASEPAGASSYSPLIGRKVRTRWPDDNNFYEAVITDYREDGRHALVYDMGTANETWEWVNLTEISPEDIQWVGEDPGISRQGGYGGSGPGMNRPGGPGPGRGRGLPKGQPRKDFPPSQNGIGKKSLDDIQLLHTDSLIKEVERVFGASHLNPVEMEKARKTLKDHEQALSDAIAKLAEMSDGESDERRHFMHGQQMDRE